Part of the Halorussus sp. MSC15.2 genome, CGTGGCGACCGTCAACGGGTCGGGCGACTTCGAGGACGCGTCGCTGCTCGGTCGCTCGACGGTGTACGACCCGTGGGGCACGACGCTGGCGGGGACGGGCGACGACCCGGACCTCGTCGTGACCGACGTGGACCTCGACCGTGTGGAGACCGTTCGCGAGGAGTTCCCGGCGTGGCACGACCGGCGGACGTAACGTCGCGGTCGAATTATCGTTCGGACTTCCGGTAACGTAAGTTCGGCTACCGGAGTTACGCAGTCAACGAGGTGAGATGACGCGTCCAGTGACCGAGACCCGTCAATCGGTAGCAACAACGTTCTCGCTCTCTATCTCGCGGCCACAAGAATGAAACCCCCAAAATTAATTACGCGTCGGAATAACATAGACAATAATAGGTAAATGGCTAAAGCAACAACCGGTACCGCCGCTCCCGACGTGGGTGGGGAGACCCCGCCGAGTCCCTCTCGGGAGGTGATGTTCGACCTGCTCGGCAACTCGCGACGTCGGCGAGTCCTCCGGCACCTGCTGGACGAACGGGAGATAACCCTGACCGACCTGAGCGCGCGCATCGCGGCGTGGGAGAACGACACCAGCGTCACCGACCTCTCGTCTCGCCAGCGAAAGCAAGTGTACTCGTCGCTCTACCAGACGCACATCCCGCGACTGAGCGAACACGGCATCGTCGCGTACGACGCCGACGACCGAATCGTCAGACTGACCGGCGACGCCGACCGACTCCGCCGGTTCCTCGACGTGGACGGACCCGAACGCGGCCACTTCTCGTATCAGTGGAGTCGCTACTTCCTCTGGACCGCCGTGGTCGGGAGCGCAGCCATCGCGGGGAACTGGCTCGGCACGACCCCGGCGACCCATCTCGGCACCGGCGAACTCTACGGCCTGCTCACGGTGACGTTCATGATGCTCAGCGTCTCGTTCGTGATGGCCGTCGAGGGCCAGAAGTTGCTGGGCGTCGGCGACTGACCCCGTCTCTCTTCTCGCGGTCCGAGTAGACGTTCGCCCGTAGGAGTACTATCGAACACCGAGTCTCGCGGTAGTCAGTGGATATGGGCGCGGACCGTGCGTCCGAATCGGCGCGTCCGGACGAAACGAAAGAATCTACCCCGCTAGTCGTTGCTCGCGGGGAGATTGCTGATTAGACTTATTCGACCACGCGACGACGGGTCTCGTAGTCTAATCGTCGCTCTCGGTCTTGATGTCGGCGGACAGTCCCTGCGCCATCTCGATGTCCTTCGAGTTGTTCACGGTCCACGCCGTGCGCTCGGTGACGGCCTCGATGGCCTCTCGGGCGCTGGGGT contains:
- a CDS encoding DUF2835 domain-containing protein; translated protein: MAKATTGTAAPDVGGETPPSPSREVMFDLLGNSRRRRVLRHLLDEREITLTDLSARIAAWENDTSVTDLSSRQRKQVYSSLYQTHIPRLSEHGIVAYDADDRIVRLTGDADRLRRFLDVDGPERGHFSYQWSRYFLWTAVVGSAAIAGNWLGTTPATHLGTGELYGLLTVTFMMLSVSFVMAVEGQKLLGVGD